Proteins co-encoded in one Juglans regia cultivar Chandler chromosome 16, Walnut 2.0, whole genome shotgun sequence genomic window:
- the LOC108995494 gene encoding probable NAD(P)H dehydrogenase subunit CRR3, chloroplastic produces MYCLSCLSITKPLAFASLPQNDSPPPIQTTHTTKPPMRRPTPSTLPRTQQRKRQQPSIAEIERAIGAGRYRDIDARELKEEQEAEFDFISLSFSGKFEGPVEKKLRETGEWLDTWTETEFRASGKKILMVTFQWILPIWMFFLLIACGVIKLPFSSPFIDDLIM; encoded by the exons ATGTATTGCTTATCCTGCCTTTCCATTACCAAACCTCTAGCTTTTGCTTCTCTCCCTCAAAATGACTCTCCTCCACCCATCCAAACCACTCATACTACGAAACCTCCCATGCGCAGACCAACGCCCTCTACTCTACCAAGAACGCAGCAGCGCAAAAGACAACAGCCCTCCATCGCCGAAATAGAACGCGCTATCGGTGCCGGAAGGTACCGCGACATTGATGCCAG GGAATTGAAGGAAGAACAGGAGGCTGAATTCGACTTCATTTCGTTGAGTTTTAGTGGCAAGTTTGAGGGGCCGGTCGAGAAGAAGCTCCGGGAGACGGGAGAGTGGCTAGACACTTGGACCGAGACCGAGTTTCGAGCCTCTG GAAAAAAGATCCTTATGGTTACATTTCAGTGGATACTACCAATTTGGATGTTCTTTCTTCTCATTGCCTGTGGGGTCATCAAGCTACCGTTCAGCAGCCCATTTATTGATGACCTGATTATGTGA